Proteins encoded together in one Flavobacteriales bacterium window:
- a CDS encoding single-stranded DNA-binding protein, producing MNTMKNLVQLIGNLGNDPEIKEVNGGRRMARMSVATSESYTNKSGERITDTQWHTVVAWGAQADQVGSLLHKGSRVALQGKLVHRSYEGKDGQKRYITEVVLSEFQVVNKNEPAVEAAA from the coding sequence ATGAACACGATGAAGAACCTTGTGCAGCTGATCGGCAACCTGGGCAACGACCCGGAGATCAAGGAGGTGAACGGCGGACGCCGGATGGCCCGCATGAGCGTCGCCACCAGCGAGAGCTACACCAACAAGAGCGGTGAGCGCATCACCGACACCCAGTGGCACACCGTGGTGGCCTGGGGCGCCCAGGCCGATCAGGTGGGCAGCCTGCTTCACAAAGGGAGCCGTGTGGCCCTGCAGGGCAAGCTGGTGCACCGCAGCTACGAAGGCAAGGACGGCCAGAAGCGCTACATCACCGAAGTGGTGCTCAGCGAGTTCCAGGTGGTGAACAAGAACGAACCCGCCGTGGAGGCCGCCGCCTGA
- a CDS encoding SpoIIE family protein phosphatase — protein MARLRMTIGRKIGMGFGLFIFFAALVLLLTNRTLERSRQINDEINQVYSPSVDALVRLRNLVVNAHMLVKHWALVESRPDAREKTSLVEVTGEDLPALLDRIDTLSANWDREEVELANRVFGEMDAMFLLHGSIKEMLPDMESYSDPLVFLERNDLAEEGGPLDEQTDKVLADLDVLLAMQESKRRQLSSGMIRSFDSLKFFVLYLGMGLIAVGLIVAVVIIRGIVGPVQRLRTVLLGLGRGVFPRGRIRTGNDEIGEMTSALMGLIEGLKRTTDFSHAVAAGDFDADYKPLSEEDVLGHALLKMRAELGERERVLEQKVRERTEEVVRQKEEVERQSRKVVELYKNVTDSIRYAKRLQESILPPERKIRELLPRSFVFYRPKDIVSGDFYWFERVADRTVFAAVDCTGHGVPGAFMSLVGHNGLNQAVRESEALHPSTILRSLNRIAFDALHKDRDQSIVRDGMDMALCVFDPDTRTLEYAGANCPLYLVRDRDVIQYAPDKIPIGGFELHGQSFTDHRIQLQEGDVVYIFSDGYADQFGGPKGKKFLYRRFRELLVAISNEPLEAQKRALLEAFMDWKGAHEQVDDILVIGMRA, from the coding sequence ATGGCCAGGCTGCGCATGACCATCGGCAGGAAGATCGGGATGGGCTTCGGCCTGTTCATCTTCTTTGCCGCCTTGGTGCTGCTGCTCACCAACCGAACCCTGGAGCGGAGCCGGCAGATCAACGACGAGATCAACCAGGTGTACAGCCCCAGCGTCGATGCCCTGGTGCGGCTGCGCAACCTGGTGGTGAACGCCCACATGCTGGTCAAGCATTGGGCCCTGGTGGAGAGCCGCCCGGACGCCCGGGAGAAAACCTCTCTGGTGGAGGTCACCGGTGAGGACCTGCCCGCCCTCCTGGACCGGATCGACACCCTATCTGCCAACTGGGACCGCGAGGAGGTGGAGCTGGCCAACCGTGTGTTCGGCGAGATGGACGCCATGTTCCTGCTGCATGGCAGCATCAAGGAGATGCTGCCCGACATGGAGAGCTACAGCGATCCTTTGGTCTTCCTGGAGCGCAACGACCTGGCCGAGGAGGGTGGGCCGCTGGATGAGCAGACGGACAAGGTGCTTGCCGACCTGGATGTGCTGCTGGCCATGCAGGAGAGCAAGCGCCGCCAGCTGAGCAGCGGCATGATCAGGAGCTTCGACTCGTTGAAGTTCTTCGTGCTCTATCTGGGCATGGGCCTCATCGCCGTGGGGCTCATCGTGGCGGTGGTGATCATCCGGGGCATCGTGGGCCCGGTGCAACGGCTACGCACCGTGCTCCTGGGCCTCGGCCGGGGCGTGTTCCCACGGGGCCGCATCCGCACCGGCAACGACGAGATCGGCGAGATGACAAGCGCCCTCATGGGGCTGATCGAGGGCCTCAAACGCACCACGGACTTCAGCCACGCGGTGGCCGCCGGTGACTTCGACGCCGACTACAAGCCCTTGAGCGAGGAGGATGTCCTGGGCCACGCCCTGCTGAAGATGCGCGCCGAGCTGGGCGAACGCGAACGGGTCCTCGAGCAGAAGGTGCGGGAGCGTACCGAGGAGGTGGTGCGCCAAAAGGAGGAGGTGGAGCGCCAGAGCCGCAAGGTGGTGGAGCTGTACAAGAACGTCACCGACAGCATCCGCTACGCCAAACGTCTGCAGGAGTCCATCCTGCCGCCGGAGCGCAAGATCCGCGAACTGCTGCCACGCTCCTTCGTGTTCTACAGGCCCAAGGACATCGTTTCGGGCGACTTCTACTGGTTCGAGCGCGTGGCCGACCGTACGGTGTTCGCCGCGGTGGACTGCACCGGCCATGGTGTCCCCGGGGCGTTCATGAGCCTTGTAGGCCACAACGGCCTCAATCAGGCGGTGCGCGAAAGCGAGGCCCTCCACCCCAGCACCATCCTGCGCTCGCTGAACCGGATCGCCTTCGATGCGCTGCACAAGGACCGCGACCAATCCATCGTGCGCGATGGGATGGACATGGCGCTCTGTGTGTTCGACCCTGATACCCGGACCCTGGAATACGCAGGGGCCAACTGCCCGCTCTACCTGGTCCGCGACCGTGACGTCATCCAATACGCACCGGACAAGATCCCCATCGGGGGCTTCGAACTGCACGGCCAGTCCTTCACCGATCACCGCATCCAACTGCAAGAGGGCGATGTGGTCTACATCTTCAGCGACGGCTATGCCGATCAGTTCGGCGGGCCCAAAGGCAAGAAGTTCCTCTACCGCCGCTTCCGCGAACTGCTGGTGGCCATCAGCAACGAGCCGCTCGAGGCCCAGAAACGCGCCCTGCTGGAGGCCTTCATGGACTGGAAAGGCGCCCACGAACAAGTGGACGACATCCTGGTGATCGGCATGCGCGCCTGA
- a CDS encoding PKD domain-containing protein — MKGTSSILVRVALLALVPMLGARSLAQGQPCGAGVTVQVTATPTGAHTWSLVATVDGASAVYNYAWNPGDGQGTSGGGTAFDHTFGAPGSYLMCVSVDVLDQQGDFCTATGCVVINNTGLPPTVCDSTELDFAGSFDNGTFTFALESIITTPITGVVWDFGDGATGSGTSVSHSFTGNGPYAVCMTVTLLDAVLQDSCTVQSCNWVYFGPDTIPCGQVLQPDFDHLINGNTVAFINTSLTSGALPNLLWDFGDGTTSTELQPVHTYALPNLYSVCLSVTIDGPLAPDTCTLSVCLPVELMPLVGIDEEDAHVFTVSPNPCADVLAVRSEPGSAMWSVEVLDTQGRRCWSGTLNTGLDHVDVSGLSAGPYLLRVRNGQRARAVRFLKE, encoded by the coding sequence ATGAAAGGAACGTCCTCCATCCTCGTGCGAGTAGCGCTGCTTGCGCTGGTGCCGATGCTGGGCGCCCGTAGTTTGGCGCAAGGCCAACCCTGTGGGGCGGGTGTCACGGTCCAGGTGACCGCAACCCCCACGGGTGCCCATACTTGGTCGTTGGTGGCCACGGTGGATGGGGCCTCGGCCGTATACAACTACGCCTGGAACCCCGGAGATGGCCAAGGAACCTCTGGCGGTGGCACCGCGTTCGATCACACGTTCGGGGCACCGGGGTCCTATTTGATGTGCGTGAGCGTGGATGTGCTGGACCAACAAGGCGATTTCTGCACCGCCACGGGATGCGTGGTGATCAACAACACCGGGCTGCCTCCGACCGTGTGCGACTCCACGGAGCTCGATTTCGCGGGCAGCTTCGACAATGGCACCTTCACCTTCGCGCTGGAGAGCATCATCACCACGCCCATAACAGGGGTCGTATGGGACTTCGGCGATGGCGCTACTGGCTCCGGGACGTCCGTCTCCCACAGCTTCACCGGCAACGGGCCATACGCCGTGTGCATGACAGTGACCCTGCTCGACGCCGTGCTGCAGGACAGCTGCACCGTGCAGTCCTGCAACTGGGTGTACTTCGGGCCCGACACCATCCCCTGCGGACAGGTGTTGCAGCCTGATTTCGACCACCTGATCAATGGGAACACGGTGGCGTTCATCAACACCTCACTGACGTCCGGCGCGCTGCCCAACCTGTTGTGGGACTTCGGCGACGGCACGACGAGCACGGAGCTGCAGCCCGTGCACACCTATGCGCTTCCGAACCTCTACTCCGTGTGCCTCTCCGTGACCATAGATGGTCCTCTGGCCCCCGACACCTGCACGTTGTCCGTGTGCCTGCCCGTTGAACTGATGCCGCTTGTGGGCATCGACGAGGAGGACGCCCACGTGTTCACCGTTTCGCCGAACCCCTGTGCCGACGTCCTTGCCGTACGCTCGGAGCCGGGCTCCGCGATGTGGTCCGTAGAGGTGCTTGACACGCAAGGACGACGTTGCTGGTCCGGGACGCTGAACACGGGCCTTGACCATGTGGACGTTTCGGGCTTGAGCGCCGGACCCTACCTGTTGCGCGTGCGGAATGGACAACGTGCGCGGGCCGTGCGCTTCCTGAAGGAATAG
- a CDS encoding sugar kinase — MQLITVGTVAFDRIETPFGVAEKTVGGAATYISLAASIFLDKIGLVSVVGDDFPAAVMDDLRRRGVDLQGLEVLPGKESFFWAGRYHYDMNSRDTLETRLNVLLDLDPKLPTTYTQAPYVMLGNLDPKVQAKVLDQMAERPALVVMDTMNFWMDSALEDLKRVIQRVDILAINDAEARQLSGEHSLVKAAARILAMGPRYLVVKKGEHGALLFGPDRVFFAPALPLEDVVDPTGAGDTFAGGFIGYLARTQDHSFDNLKRAIIVGSALASFTCEKFGIERLAEITREDIDQRVQQFVDLVDFDIELVED, encoded by the coding sequence ATGCAGCTCATCACCGTCGGCACCGTCGCCTTTGACCGCATCGAGACCCCCTTCGGCGTGGCCGAGAAGACCGTGGGCGGGGCCGCCACCTACATCTCCCTGGCGGCCAGCATCTTCCTGGACAAGATCGGCCTAGTGAGCGTGGTGGGCGATGACTTCCCCGCTGCGGTGATGGACGACCTGCGCCGCCGGGGGGTGGACCTGCAGGGGCTGGAGGTGTTGCCGGGTAAGGAGAGCTTCTTCTGGGCCGGCCGCTACCACTACGACATGAACAGCCGCGACACGCTGGAGACCCGGCTGAACGTGCTGCTGGACCTGGACCCCAAGCTGCCCACCACCTACACCCAGGCCCCGTACGTGATGCTCGGCAACCTGGACCCCAAGGTGCAGGCCAAGGTGCTGGACCAGATGGCCGAGCGTCCGGCCCTGGTGGTGATGGATACCATGAACTTCTGGATGGACAGCGCCCTGGAGGACCTCAAGCGGGTGATCCAGCGGGTGGACATCCTGGCCATCAACGACGCCGAGGCGCGCCAGTTGAGCGGTGAGCACAGCCTCGTGAAGGCCGCGGCGCGCATCCTGGCCATGGGCCCCCGATATCTCGTGGTGAAGAAGGGGGAGCACGGGGCCCTCCTCTTCGGTCCCGACCGCGTGTTCTTCGCGCCCGCTCTGCCGCTGGAGGATGTGGTGGACCCCACGGGCGCCGGTGACACCTTCGCCGGGGGCTTCATCGGCTACCTGGCCCGTACGCAGGATCACAGTTTCGACAACCTCAAGCGCGCCATCATCGTGGGCAGCGCCCTGGCCAGCTTCACCTGCGAGAAGTTCGGCATCGAACGCCTGGCGGAGATCACCCGCGAGGACATCGATCAGCGGGTGCAGCAGTTCGTGGATCTCGTGGACTTCGACATCGAGCTGGTGGAGGACTGA
- a CDS encoding single-stranded DNA-binding protein, giving the protein MNTLKNKVQLIGHLGYDPEVREIAQGRKVARMSVATHSSHRNANGDRVSTTQWHTVVAWGRTAEMVERMLRKGTGVVLEGRLVHRSYEGKDGQKRQVSEVVLNDFQLLATGAKAA; this is encoded by the coding sequence ATGAACACCCTGAAGAACAAAGTGCAGTTGATCGGCCACCTCGGGTACGATCCGGAAGTGCGCGAGATCGCGCAAGGACGCAAAGTGGCCCGCATGAGCGTGGCCACCCACAGCAGCCACCGCAACGCCAACGGCGACCGTGTGAGCACCACCCAATGGCACACCGTGGTGGCCTGGGGCCGCACGGCCGAGATGGTGGAGCGCATGCTGCGCAAGGGCACCGGCGTGGTGCTCGAGGGGCGCCTGGTGCACCGCAGCTACGAAGGCAAGGACGGGCAGAAGCGCCAGGTGAGCGAGGTCGTCCTCAACGACTTCCAGCTCCTGGCCACCGGCGCCAAGGCGGCCTGA
- a CDS encoding PKD domain-containing protein, translating into MQFSNATTGTGLSTSWVWSFGDGSTSNDPQPFHTYAQPGTYTVCLTAISILQQPGGGVITCVDSTCAPVIVPGTNNPCDSLNADFQFSAQGTYVAFLPQVIDNTWSYQWDFGDGTFDWGPNVNHPYPGPSVFQACLTVWTWDPLAQDTCFATSCQIIDLTGGDPCAQLQAGFFANAGPGFVQFSNATTGTGLSTSWVWSFGDGSTSNDPQPFHTYAQPGTYTVCLTAISILQQPGGGVITCVDSTCAPVIVPGTNNPCDSLNADFQFSAQGTYVAFLPQVIDNTWSYQWDFGDGTFDWGPNVNHPYPGPSVFQACLTVWTWDPLAQDTCFATSCQIIDLTGGDPCAQLQAGFFANAEPGFVQFSNATTGTGLSTSWAWSFGDGSTSNDPQPFHTYAQPGTYTVCLTAISILQQPGGGVITCVDSTCAPVIVPASSGCDSTYAATYTAMVAGSSVAFYGLSTLPTVGWSWDFGDGTSGGGQNTQHVYPGPGAYYACLTTWYWGPLGQDTCWATHCQWISIASAASCDSLFVADFEWTGLGTAIAVQNTTQANGPILSVSWDFGDGATATGGSAAHTYAGPGTYTVCLTVVGLDPWAQDSCTVVLCENVLVGGLAIGVGGQGPTPVLVPQPFTDRLVVSGLSGSTVSVELVDGTGRTVLRGAGRAGSELELNTSSLAPGAYAVMITVDGLVVRSRAVKAWR; encoded by the coding sequence GTGCAGTTCTCCAACGCCACTACCGGCACGGGCCTCTCCACCTCCTGGGTCTGGAGCTTCGGGGACGGCAGCACCTCCAACGACCCACAACCCTTCCACACCTACGCACAGCCGGGCACTTACACCGTCTGCCTCACCGCCATCAGCATCCTCCAACAACCCGGCGGCGGCGTCATCACCTGCGTGGACAGCACCTGTGCGCCGGTGATCGTGCCAGGGACCAACAACCCTTGCGACAGCCTCAACGCCGACTTCCAATTCAGCGCACAGGGCACCTACGTGGCCTTTCTGCCACAGGTGATCGACAACACCTGGAGCTATCAGTGGGACTTCGGCGATGGCACCTTCGACTGGGGCCCCAACGTGAACCACCCCTATCCCGGACCCTCCGTCTTCCAGGCCTGCCTGACCGTGTGGACCTGGGACCCCCTGGCGCAGGACACCTGTTTCGCCACCTCCTGCCAGATCATCGACCTCACCGGCGGTGACCCCTGCGCCCAGCTGCAGGCCGGCTTCTTCGCCAACGCGGGACCGGGCTTCGTGCAGTTCTCCAACGCCACTACCGGCACGGGACTCTCCACCTCCTGGGTCTGGAGCTTCGGGGACGGCAGCACCTCCAACGACCCACAACCCTTCCACACCTACGCACAGCCGGGCACTTACACCGTCTGCCTCACCGCCATCAGCATCCTCCAACAACCCGGCGGCGGCGTCATCACCTGCGTGGACAGCACCTGTGCGCCAGTGATCGTGCCAGGGACCAACAACCCTTGCGACAGCCTCAACGCCGACTTCCAATTCAGCGCACAGGGCACCTACGTGGCCTTTCTGCCACAGGTGATCGACAACACCTGGAGCTATCAGTGGGACTTCGGCGATGGCACCTTCGACTGGGGCCCCAACGTGAACCACCCCTATCCCGGACCTTCCGTCTTCCAGGCCTGCCTGACCGTGTGGACCTGGGACCCCCTGGCGCAGGACACCTGCTTCGCCACCTCCTGCCAGATCATCGACCTCACCGGCGGTGACCCCTGCGCCCAGCTGCAGGCCGGCTTCTTCGCCAACGCGGAACCGGGCTTCGTGCAGTTCTCCAACGCCACCACCGGCACGGGCCTCTCCACCTCCTGGGCCTGGAGCTTCGGGGACGGCAGCACCTCCAACGACCCACAACCCTTCCACACCTACGCACAACCTGGCACTTACACCGTCTGCCTCACCGCCATCAGCATCCTCCAACAACCCGGCGGTGGCGTCATCACCTGCGTGGACAGCACCTGTGCGCCGGTGATCGTGCCGGCCAGCAGTGGATGTGACAGCACCTACGCGGCGACCTACACCGCTATGGTCGCGGGCAGTTCGGTGGCCTTCTATGGACTCTCCACGTTGCCCACCGTTGGGTGGTCGTGGGACTTTGGCGATGGGACTTCGGGCGGTGGCCAGAACACGCAGCACGTTTATCCCGGACCCGGTGCATACTACGCCTGCCTCACCACGTGGTATTGGGGGCCACTGGGGCAGGATACCTGTTGGGCCACGCACTGCCAATGGATCAGCATCGCTTCCGCGGCTTCCTGCGACAGCCTGTTCGTAGCGGACTTCGAATGGACGGGGCTGGGCACGGCGATCGCCGTCCAGAACACCACCCAGGCGAACGGGCCCATCCTGTCCGTGAGCTGGGACTTCGGCGATGGCGCCACGGCCACGGGCGGATCGGCCGCCCACACCTATGCAGGACCGGGCACCTACACGGTATGCCTGACGGTGGTGGGCCTCGACCCCTGGGCGCAGGACAGCTGCACGGTGGTCCTCTGCGAGAACGTGCTCGTGGGCGGCCTGGCCATCGGGGTGGGCGGGCAGGGTCCGACGCCCGTTCTGGTGCCGCAGCCGTTCACCGACCGGTTGGTGGTGAGCGGGCTTTCGGGCAGCACGGTGAGCGTGGAACTGGTGGACGGCACAGGACGGACCGTGCTGCGCGGTGCGGGCCGCGCTGGATCCGAACTGGAACTGAACACCAGCAGCCTCGCGCCCGGGGCCTATGCCGTAATGATCACGGTCGACGGCCTCGTCGTTCGGTCGCGTGCGGTCAAGGCATGGCGTTGA
- a CDS encoding M28 family peptidase, with the protein MIFPNSGQSRCRWKACSALALSIFSHGIVHGQASDLSRFEAEARENARGYEWLTWSSTAIGHRLTGSPQGARAQAAADSLFRLAGVARVSQHPFAAQAWARGTVMLKLSDDVGTEHLAAVALAQTPDSADVEGELVDLGNGLAEQYTQLNDRVAGRVVLMNIGLVDAPNGTGNLHRSEKAALAIRHGAIGIVFVNNVDGGVLLTGTASIDGATIPVPAACIASEDGRRIRERLQAGASLRVGLRMTNRIGTVQARNVVAEIPGSDLAQEVVVLGGHLDSWDLATGATDNGLGAFSIVDMARAVVASGHQPRRTLRFVLFMGEEQGLLGSEAMMTDLKASGELERVRCMINMDMTGDPFGFGVVGPAGWGPLVDTLMAPIHAMDTAFRMDLKERAWLHSDHQSFLLAGVPVINPLCDLGGHVYGCYHSSCDDVHLVDPRDMVNNVRFVGALLLQLADAPALPGHFTEQELGARLRADGLEEKLRMAGQWRW; encoded by the coding sequence ATGATCTTCCCCAACAGCGGGCAAAGTAGATGCCGTTGGAAGGCCTGTTCGGCGCTGGCCCTCAGCATCTTTTCACACGGCATTGTTCACGGACAGGCCTCGGACCTGTCCCGCTTCGAAGCGGAGGCCCGCGAGAACGCAAGAGGATACGAGTGGCTGACGTGGAGCTCCACCGCCATCGGGCATCGCCTCACGGGCAGCCCGCAAGGCGCGCGCGCACAAGCGGCGGCCGACAGCCTGTTCCGCCTGGCCGGCGTGGCCCGCGTTTCCCAGCACCCCTTCGCTGCCCAGGCGTGGGCGCGTGGCACCGTGATGCTGAAGCTGAGCGATGATGTGGGCACGGAGCACCTGGCGGCCGTGGCCTTGGCCCAGACCCCGGACAGCGCCGATGTGGAGGGCGAACTGGTGGACCTGGGCAATGGACTGGCGGAGCAGTACACGCAGCTGAACGACCGCGTGGCCGGCCGCGTGGTGCTCATGAACATCGGCCTGGTGGACGCGCCCAACGGCACCGGCAACCTGCACCGGAGCGAGAAGGCCGCCTTGGCCATCCGGCATGGCGCCATCGGCATCGTGTTCGTCAATAACGTGGACGGCGGGGTGCTGCTGACGGGGACCGCCTCCATCGACGGGGCCACCATCCCGGTGCCCGCTGCCTGCATCGCCTCCGAGGACGGACGGCGGATCCGCGAGCGCCTCCAAGCGGGTGCTTCCCTGCGCGTCGGCCTGCGGATGACCAATCGCATCGGCACCGTGCAGGCGCGGAACGTGGTGGCCGAGATCCCGGGATCGGACCTCGCGCAGGAGGTGGTGGTGCTCGGCGGTCACCTGGACAGCTGGGACCTCGCCACGGGTGCCACGGACAATGGGTTGGGTGCCTTTTCCATCGTGGACATGGCCCGTGCCGTGGTGGCCAGCGGGCATCAGCCCCGGCGCACCCTGCGCTTCGTGCTCTTCATGGGCGAGGAGCAGGGCCTCCTTGGTTCAGAAGCGATGATGACCGATCTCAAGGCCTCCGGTGAACTGGAACGCGTGCGGTGCATGATCAACATGGACATGACCGGCGATCCCTTCGGCTTCGGCGTGGTGGGGCCGGCGGGCTGGGGCCCGCTGGTGGACACGCTGATGGCACCGATCCATGCGATGGACACGGCGTTCAGGATGGACCTGAAGGAGCGGGCCTGGCTGCACAGCGACCACCAGTCGTTCCTGCTCGCCGGCGTACCGGTGATCAACCCGCTCTGCGACCTGGGCGGGCACGTGTACGGCTGCTACCACAGCAGCTGCGACGACGTGCACCTGGTGGACCCGCGGGACATGGTGAACAACGTGCGCTTCGTGGGGGCCTTGTTGCTGCAATTGGCCGATGCGCCCGCACTTCCAGGGCACTTCACGGAACAAGAACTGGGTGCACGGTTACGCGCGGACGGGCTGGAAGAAAAGCTCCGGATGGCCGGGCAATGGCGCTGGTGA
- a CDS encoding ferritin has protein sequence MLSKKIETALNGQIAIEASSSQAYLAMASWAENQGLSGTAAFLYRHSDEERMHMLKLIKFVNERGGRALVPALKQPSTDFKSITDIFRSLLEHETHVTATINQVVDTCLKEKDYTTHNFMQWYVSEQIEEEALARTLIDKLNLIGNDKGGLYLFDRDLEGVVTPDKGGGGKA, from the coding sequence ATGCTATCCAAGAAGATCGAGACCGCCCTCAACGGGCAGATCGCCATTGAGGCCAGCAGCAGCCAGGCCTACCTCGCCATGGCCAGCTGGGCCGAGAACCAGGGCCTCAGCGGAACGGCCGCCTTCCTGTACCGCCACAGCGACGAGGAGCGCATGCACATGCTGAAGCTGATCAAGTTCGTGAACGAACGCGGTGGCCGGGCCTTGGTGCCTGCGCTTAAGCAGCCTTCCACGGACTTCAAGAGCATCACCGACATCTTCCGCAGCCTGCTGGAGCACGAGACGCACGTGACGGCCACCATCAACCAAGTGGTGGACACCTGCCTCAAGGAGAAGGACTACACCACGCACAACTTCATGCAGTGGTACGTCAGTGAGCAGATCGAGGAGGAGGCGTTGGCGCGTACGCTCATCGACAAGCTCAACCTGATCGGGAACGACAAGGGCGGTCTCTATCTTTTCGACCGGGACCTTGAGGGCGTGGTCACCCCTGACAAAGGCGGCGGGGGCAAGGCCTGA
- a CDS encoding sigma-70 family RNA polymerase sigma factor: protein MYAVCLRYARHELEAQDMMQEGFVRVFDKLGGFRQDGSLEGWVRRIMVHTAINQYRRKSFQQERFGLEKLPEDPVAATALADLGERELLALVAGLPDGYRTVFNLFAIEGYDHAEIASMLGCGESTSRSQLAKARRMLQERIHAIHQTTHEGKASDR, encoded by the coding sequence ATGTACGCCGTGTGTCTCCGCTATGCCCGGCACGAGCTGGAGGCGCAGGACATGATGCAGGAAGGCTTCGTGCGGGTGTTCGACAAGCTCGGCGGCTTCAGGCAGGACGGTTCGTTGGAAGGATGGGTCCGCCGCATCATGGTGCATACCGCCATCAACCAGTATCGCCGTAAGTCGTTCCAGCAGGAGCGCTTCGGGCTGGAGAAACTGCCGGAGGACCCGGTGGCGGCCACCGCCCTGGCCGACCTGGGTGAACGCGAGCTGCTGGCGCTGGTGGCCGGACTGCCGGACGGCTACCGGACGGTGTTCAACCTGTTCGCCATCGAGGGCTACGACCACGCGGAGATCGCATCCATGCTGGGCTGCGGGGAGAGCACCTCGCGCAGCCAGCTGGCCAAGGCGCGCCGCATGCTTCAGGAACGCATTCACGCCATACACCAGACGACCCATGAGGGAAAGGCATCCGATCGATGA
- a CDS encoding YfiR family protein → MGPVLAAAPPQLDVEKDTTAIVQASYIYNIAKLVEWKDPGMSSGTFVIGVIGGANLYQELIKKYSTKAIGKQPIEVRKLPRSPNVDRCHILFVGQHDLALMPEIYRNLANKPTLIVTEYSDALEDGAVANFVKVASTLKYELSVTNARKHKLEVALTLKQLAHRVVE, encoded by the coding sequence GTGGGCCCGGTGCTCGCAGCCGCCCCGCCTCAATTGGACGTGGAGAAGGATACCACGGCGATTGTGCAGGCCAGCTACATCTACAACATCGCCAAGTTGGTGGAGTGGAAGGACCCGGGGATGAGCTCGGGCACCTTCGTGATCGGTGTGATCGGTGGGGCCAACCTGTACCAGGAGCTGATCAAGAAGTACAGCACGAAGGCCATCGGGAAACAGCCCATCGAGGTGCGCAAGCTGCCCCGTTCACCGAACGTCGACCGTTGCCATATCCTGTTCGTGGGCCAGCACGACCTGGCGTTGATGCCGGAGATCTATCGCAACCTGGCCAACAAGCCCACCCTGATCGTCACGGAGTACTCGGATGCCCTGGAGGATGGCGCGGTGGCCAATTTCGTGAAGGTGGCCAGCACCTTGAAGTACGAGCTGAGCGTGACCAACGCGCGAAAGCACAAGCTGGAAGTGGCCCTGACCCTCAAACAACTGGCCCACCGTGTGGTGGAATGA
- a CDS encoding universal stress protein: protein MRKTILVPTDFTKVADCAMNHAMKLAERVDAGVTLLHIVDKATLTDEARTKLEMEAKRASQWSATVQVDALVRVGNVYEDIGEAAAEIGAALIIMGTHGMRGMQFITGSRALRVITNSSVPFIVVQERNIKSEGYRDIVVPLDLHKESRHKLSLVADMAKYFNSKVHVVVPKESDEFLHNQLHNHIKFAGQFLRERGIEHEAHILQEDSDDFVKGVIRYAVKIDADLIAIVNMLQNSIFGVLGVPNEQEIITNEPMIPVMCMNPLNNTTSDMPIWGP from the coding sequence ATGCGCAAGACCATCCTGGTCCCCACGGATTTCACCAAAGTGGCGGACTGTGCCATGAACCACGCCATGAAGCTGGCGGAGCGCGTCGATGCCGGCGTGACCCTTCTGCACATCGTGGATAAGGCCACCCTGACGGACGAGGCACGGACCAAGCTTGAGATGGAAGCCAAGCGGGCCTCGCAATGGAGCGCGACCGTGCAGGTGGACGCCTTGGTGCGGGTGGGCAACGTGTACGAGGACATCGGTGAGGCCGCCGCGGAGATCGGTGCTGCCTTGATCATCATGGGCACTCATGGCATGCGAGGCATGCAGTTCATCACCGGAAGCCGGGCGCTACGGGTGATCACCAATAGCTCGGTGCCTTTCATCGTGGTGCAGGAGCGCAACATCAAGTCGGAGGGATACCGGGACATCGTGGTGCCCCTCGACCTGCACAAGGAGAGCCGGCACAAGCTCAGCCTGGTGGCCGACATGGCCAAGTACTTCAACAGCAAGGTGCATGTGGTGGTGCCCAAGGAGAGCGATGAGTTCCTCCACAACCAACTGCATAATCACATCAAGTTCGCCGGGCAGTTCCTGCGCGAGCGCGGCATCGAACATGAGGCCCACATCCTTCAGGAGGACAGCGACGACTTCGTGAAGGGGGTGATCCGCTATGCGGTGAAGATCGACGCGGACCTCATCGCCATCGTGAACATGCTTCAGAACAGCATCTTCGGGGTGCTGGGCGTGCCCAACGAACAGGAGATCATCACCAACGAGCCGATGATCCCTGTGATGTGCATGAACCCCTTGAACAACACGACGTCCGATATGCCGATCTGGGGGCCATAG